A genomic segment from Streptosporangium roseum DSM 43021 encodes:
- a CDS encoding LysR family transcriptional regulator, which yields MELRQLEYFLAVAEEGGFGRAAERLNIVQSAVSQQIRRLERELGLPLFDRSTRHVHLSAAGERLLPEARAVLAAAHRARQVAAEITAGTDGILRLGAIHGPGDRLYCALAELAAIAPRLQVRLKNAPLADRLAAVRSGELDAALVRALTSAPDLRLVPVWTDPLYVALPSTHPLADEPLLRLEQLAHLPLRLAPREKNPPFHDLITGACREAGIEPPPGPPFTSLQETLAEIGTGAPSWTVFYEVSGLPPAFRVAFRPLAGPAVITSIAVRDRPLTAALRHLLTSFGANSPAGGGQAA from the coding sequence GTGGAGCTCCGGCAGCTGGAGTACTTCCTCGCCGTCGCGGAGGAGGGAGGATTCGGCCGGGCCGCCGAGCGCCTGAACATCGTGCAGTCCGCGGTGAGCCAGCAGATCCGCAGGCTGGAGCGGGAGCTCGGGCTGCCGCTCTTCGACCGCTCGACCCGGCACGTCCATCTGTCCGCCGCGGGAGAGCGCCTGCTGCCCGAGGCCAGGGCCGTGCTCGCCGCGGCGCACCGCGCCCGGCAGGTCGCGGCCGAGATCACGGCGGGTACGGACGGCATCCTGCGGCTGGGCGCGATCCACGGCCCGGGAGATCGGCTCTACTGCGCCCTGGCCGAGCTGGCAGCCATCGCGCCCCGCCTGCAGGTCCGGCTCAAGAACGCCCCGCTGGCCGACCGGCTGGCTGCCGTGCGCTCGGGCGAACTGGACGCCGCGCTCGTGCGCGCCCTGACCTCGGCTCCCGACCTGCGGCTGGTCCCCGTCTGGACCGATCCGCTGTACGTGGCTCTGCCCTCGACCCACCCGCTGGCGGACGAGCCGCTGCTGCGCCTGGAGCAGCTCGCGCACCTGCCCCTCCGGCTGGCCCCGCGAGAGAAGAACCCGCCCTTCCACGATCTGATCACCGGCGCCTGCCGCGAGGCCGGGATCGAACCGCCACCGGGACCGCCGTTCACCAGCCTGCAGGAGACCCTCGCCGAGATCGGGACGGGCGCCCCCTCCTGGACGGTCTTCTACGAGGTCTCGGGGCTGCCGCCCGCGTTCCGCGTGGCCTTCCGGCCGCTCGCCGGGCCAGCCGTCATCACCTCGATCGCCGTCCGGGACAGACCGCTCACCGCCGCCCTGCGGCACCTGCTCACCTCGTTCGGCGCGAACTCGCCAGCCGGCGGCGGACAGGCGGCATGA
- a CDS encoding fasciclin domain-containing protein: protein MKSTAFAATAIALLALTAACGNDTAAGGGAADEAASAPAPSASATATRAATGPAMAGAPFGAACSAVPVSGEGSFTGMADDPVATAASNNPVLSTLVAAVKKAGLVDTLNSAKDITVFAPTDDAFAKIPKETLDKVLADKATLTKILTYHVVSGRKAPADLSDASPVTLQGGKLTVKGSGEDYTVNDAKVVCGNVPTGNATVYIVDTVLMPK from the coding sequence ATGAAGAGCACGGCATTCGCCGCGACCGCCATCGCGCTCCTGGCCCTCACCGCCGCCTGCGGGAACGACACGGCGGCGGGCGGTGGCGCGGCGGACGAGGCCGCCTCCGCCCCGGCCCCCTCGGCCAGCGCGACCGCCACCCGGGCCGCCACGGGGCCGGCCATGGCCGGCGCCCCGTTCGGCGCGGCCTGCTCCGCCGTACCCGTCTCGGGCGAGGGCAGCTTCACCGGCATGGCCGACGACCCGGTCGCCACCGCGGCGTCCAACAACCCGGTCCTGTCCACCCTGGTCGCGGCCGTCAAGAAGGCGGGCCTGGTCGACACGCTCAACTCCGCCAAGGACATCACGGTCTTCGCGCCCACCGATGACGCGTTCGCCAAGATTCCGAAGGAGACCCTCGACAAGGTCCTGGCCGACAAGGCCACGCTTACCAAGATCCTGACCTACCACGTGGTCTCCGGAAGGAAGGCCCCGGCGGACCTGAGCGACGCCTCACCGGTGACGCTCCAGGGCGGCAAGCTGACCGTCAAGGGGTCGGGCGAGGACTACACCGTCAACGACGCCAAGGTCGTCTGCGGCAACGTGCCCACCGGCAACGCCACCGTCTACATCGTCGACACGGTGCTCATGCCGAAGTAG
- a CDS encoding TMEM165/GDT1 family protein — MEAFWISLAVIFVAELGDKSQLMAMTFATRFKPWPVLAGITLATAVVHLVSVGLGRLAGDLIPTTAITVIAGIAFLGFAVWTLRGDELTDEESQKAQRTTRSAIIAVTVAFFLAELGDKTMLATITLATQHGWFGTWLGSTVGMVAADALAIAVGRMLGKHLPEKIIRYGAAAAFAIFGVVLLVEPLLT; from the coding sequence TTGGAAGCGTTCTGGATCAGCCTCGCTGTGATCTTCGTCGCCGAGCTCGGCGACAAGAGCCAGCTCATGGCGATGACCTTCGCGACCCGGTTCAAGCCATGGCCGGTCCTGGCCGGCATCACCCTGGCCACCGCGGTCGTCCACCTGGTGAGTGTCGGCCTGGGCCGGCTGGCCGGTGACCTGATCCCCACCACGGCGATCACCGTCATCGCGGGCATCGCGTTCCTCGGCTTCGCCGTGTGGACGCTGCGCGGCGACGAGCTGACCGACGAGGAGTCGCAGAAGGCACAGCGCACCACCCGGTCGGCGATCATCGCCGTGACCGTCGCGTTCTTCCTCGCCGAGCTCGGCGACAAGACCATGCTCGCCACCATCACGCTGGCCACCCAGCACGGCTGGTTCGGCACCTGGCTCGGCTCGACGGTCGGCATGGTCGCCGCCGACGCGCTGGCCATCGCGGTCGGCCGGATGCTCGGCAAGCACCTGCCCGAGAAGATCATCCGGTACGGCGCCGCCGCCGCGTTCGCGATCTTCGGTGTCGTCCTGCTGGTCGAGCCCCTACTGACCTGA
- a CDS encoding cupin domain-containing protein, with protein sequence MSISDPNMSSAVVVRAESAEVVELSAGSAFGLLADASGTWGALGVNRLSLSSGAQGAGPHHHTLSSEAFYVLDGAMEFLLGDRVTTVARGDLLVVPPRMPHAFGAAPGSTAEVLVVMTPGVERFGYFRHLGRVAHGQEGADSLLAVQERYDVHFVSSAAWQAARTSAAR encoded by the coding sequence ATGTCCATCAGTGATCCGAATATGAGCAGTGCCGTGGTCGTCCGCGCGGAGAGCGCCGAGGTGGTGGAACTGTCGGCAGGGAGCGCGTTCGGGCTCCTGGCCGACGCCAGTGGCACCTGGGGCGCGCTCGGCGTCAACCGCCTCTCGCTGAGTAGCGGCGCCCAGGGAGCCGGTCCGCACCATCACACGCTGTCCTCAGAGGCGTTCTACGTGCTCGACGGGGCCATGGAGTTCCTGCTCGGCGACCGGGTGACCACGGTGGCCAGGGGCGACCTCCTGGTGGTGCCGCCGAGGATGCCGCACGCGTTCGGCGCCGCCCCCGGTTCGACCGCCGAGGTGCTGGTGGTCATGACGCCCGGCGTCGAGCGCTTCGGCTACTTCCGGCACCTCGGGCGCGTCGCCCATGGTCAGGAGGGCGCCGACAGCCTGCTGGCCGTACAGGAACGCTACGACGTCCACTTCGTGAGCAGTGCGGCCTGGCAGGCCGCACGGACCTCCGCCGCCCGATGA
- a CDS encoding UDP-N-acetylmuramate dehydrogenase, whose amino-acid sequence MTERVSGVRLAPYTTLGLGGPAKAFVTAGSAEEIVELVAAADRAGEPVLVLGGGSNLVVSDEGFDGLVVRVASRGIEIDGDRVTVQAGEDWDALVARTVAEGRSGIECLSGIPGLVGSTPIQNVGAYGQEVSQTITGVRVYDRGTGEVNDLTAGECGFAYRHSAFKEEVGRHVVLAVTYGLAEDGMSGPVAYRELASRLGVALGERVPLAEARAAVLELRRGKGMVLDPDDPDTRSAGSFFTNPLLTAGEAAELELRAPGFPRWDMPDGSVKVPAAWLIENAGFPKGYRRGPARISTKHTLAMTNPEMSATTADLLDLAREVRDGVLEKFGVTLVNEPVVVGTRL is encoded by the coding sequence ATGACTGAGCGGGTTTCAGGGGTACGGCTGGCGCCGTACACGACGTTGGGGCTGGGCGGACCGGCGAAGGCGTTCGTGACGGCGGGGTCGGCGGAGGAGATCGTCGAGCTGGTGGCGGCGGCCGACCGGGCGGGCGAGCCGGTGCTCGTGCTCGGCGGCGGCAGCAACCTGGTCGTGTCGGACGAGGGCTTCGACGGGCTGGTCGTGCGCGTCGCCTCGCGGGGGATCGAAATCGACGGCGACCGGGTCACCGTGCAGGCCGGGGAGGACTGGGACGCGCTGGTGGCCCGTACGGTGGCGGAAGGGCGCTCGGGGATCGAGTGCCTGTCCGGGATCCCGGGTCTGGTCGGGTCCACGCCGATCCAGAACGTCGGAGCCTACGGGCAGGAAGTCTCGCAGACGATCACCGGCGTGCGGGTCTACGACCGCGGGACCGGCGAGGTGAACGACCTGACCGCGGGGGAGTGCGGGTTCGCCTACCGGCACAGCGCGTTCAAGGAGGAGGTCGGGCGGCACGTCGTCCTGGCGGTCACCTACGGGCTGGCCGAGGACGGGATGTCCGGTCCGGTCGCCTACAGGGAGCTGGCCTCCAGGCTGGGCGTCGCGCTCGGCGAGCGGGTGCCGCTGGCCGAGGCCCGCGCGGCGGTGCTGGAGCTGCGCCGGGGCAAGGGGATGGTGCTCGATCCCGACGACCCGGACACCCGGAGCGCGGGCTCGTTCTTCACCAACCCGCTTCTCACCGCCGGTGAGGCGGCCGAGCTGGAGCTGCGCGCCCCCGGTTTCCCCCGCTGGGACATGCCGGACGGCTCGGTCAAGGTTCCGGCGGCCTGGCTGATCGAGAACGCCGGGTTCCCCAAGGGGTACCGGCGTGGCCCGGCGCGTATCTCCACCAAGCACACCCTTGCCATGACAAATCCGGAAATGTCGGCAACGACCGCCGACCTCCTCGACCTGGCCCGTGAGGTCCGGGACGGGGTGCTGGAGAAGTTCGGCGTCACCCTCGTCAACGAGCCCGTGGTGGTCGGCACCCGCCTCTGA
- a CDS encoding molybdopterin-dependent oxidoreductase, which produces MGRVVRAGGAGLLSALAALGGGELAAGAFRPQSSPVVVVGGTVIDLTPTPVKEFAVRTFGTSDKPILIGTIIAVLLGLALLLGLLAETGRRVPAAAGVAGLGVLGAVAAATRPASAPLDTVPSLLAALVGALTLLALTRPASPAGGRRAFLLIGAGAVAAIAGGRLLASRAPSAALVLPRPAGPARPLPAGADLRVPGLSAFVTPAAEFYRVDTALVVPRPDLDGWTLRVHGTRTIELTMADVLRRGLIERDITLACVSNEVGGPYVGNARWLGVPLATILREAGIPAGADQLLSRSADGWTGGTPVDIVMDGRDAMLAIGMNGLPLPPEHGFPARLVVPGLYGYVSATKWVVDLKLTRYAGERAYWTERGWATDAPIKTMSRIDVPAPLKRLRAGAVQVAGVAWAQHRGVAGVEVRVDGGPWHEAAPAAVPSPDTWRQWTWTWQATPGSHTLEVRATDAAGHTQQSSRVTPFPDGATGWHSVVVTVV; this is translated from the coding sequence ATGGGACGCGTGGTGAGAGCGGGTGGGGCGGGACTCCTGTCCGCGCTGGCCGCGCTCGGCGGTGGCGAACTGGCGGCGGGGGCGTTCCGCCCCCAGTCCTCCCCCGTCGTCGTCGTGGGCGGCACGGTCATCGACCTGACCCCCACCCCCGTGAAGGAGTTCGCGGTCCGCACGTTCGGAACCTCCGACAAGCCCATCCTGATCGGCACCATCATCGCCGTCCTCCTGGGCCTCGCCCTTCTCCTCGGCCTCCTCGCCGAGACCGGCAGGCGGGTGCCGGCGGCGGCCGGGGTGGCGGGGCTGGGGGTTCTCGGGGCCGTCGCCGCGGCGACCCGGCCGGCGTCGGCGCCACTGGACACGGTGCCGTCCCTACTGGCAGCGCTCGTGGGGGCGCTCACCCTGCTCGCGCTCACCCGGCCCGCGTCACCGGCCGGTGGCCGCAGGGCCTTCCTCCTGATCGGCGCCGGGGCCGTCGCGGCGATCGCCGGCGGCCGCCTGCTGGCGTCCCGCGCCCCGAGTGCCGCGCTGGTCCTCCCCCGGCCCGCCGGCCCGGCCCGGCCACTGCCCGCCGGCGCCGATCTCCGCGTCCCGGGCCTGAGCGCGTTCGTCACCCCCGCCGCGGAGTTCTACCGGGTCGACACCGCGCTGGTCGTGCCCCGCCCCGACCTGGACGGCTGGACGCTCCGCGTCCACGGCACCCGGACGATCGAGCTGACCATGGCCGACGTGCTCAGGCGCGGGCTGATCGAGCGCGACATCACCCTCGCCTGCGTCTCCAACGAGGTCGGCGGCCCCTACGTGGGCAACGCCCGCTGGCTGGGCGTGCCGCTGGCCACCATCCTGCGCGAGGCGGGCATCCCGGCGGGCGCCGACCAGCTGCTGAGCCGTTCGGCCGACGGCTGGACCGGCGGGACTCCGGTGGACATCGTCATGGACGGCAGGGACGCGATGCTCGCCATCGGGATGAACGGCCTGCCGCTCCCTCCGGAGCACGGCTTCCCCGCCCGGCTCGTCGTCCCCGGCCTCTACGGCTACGTGTCGGCGACCAAGTGGGTCGTGGACCTCAAGCTGACCCGCTACGCCGGCGAGCGCGCCTACTGGACCGAGCGTGGCTGGGCCACCGACGCCCCGATCAAGACCATGTCCAGGATCGACGTCCCCGCACCGCTCAAGCGGCTCCGGGCGGGAGCCGTACAGGTCGCCGGGGTCGCCTGGGCCCAGCACCGCGGCGTCGCGGGTGTCGAGGTCCGGGTGGACGGCGGCCCCTGGCACGAGGCCGCGCCGGCCGCCGTGCCGAGCCCCGACACCTGGCGGCAGTGGACCTGGACCTGGCAGGCCACTCCCGGCAGCCACACCTTGGAGGTCCGCGCGACCGACGCGGCCGGCCACACCCAGCAGTCGTCCCGAGTGACGCCGTTCCCCGACGGGGCGACCGGATGGCACTCGGTCGTGGTCACCGTCGTGTGA
- a CDS encoding hemerythrin domain-containing protein has translation MTPELLGFQITHRAMRGDVRRLADLATELVEGRQSADPARATAIAGFVTALCKGIHHHHTMEDQVLWPVIERAAGAEVDLRDLSDDHSELDPLLAEINGQAAAFATSRDASTLVAPLTRLADMLDEHIEEEERLLFPIIRKYVSVADWKRVEDAVRKGGDVRVDLPRIEQYARPEELARLRKLAGPVLALLLSLLRGGHRRRQRLIFGPLAAA, from the coding sequence ATGACCCCCGAACTGCTGGGATTCCAGATCACCCACCGCGCCATGCGGGGTGACGTCCGCCGCCTGGCCGATCTGGCCACGGAGCTGGTGGAGGGCCGGCAGTCCGCCGACCCGGCCCGCGCCACCGCCATCGCCGGATTCGTCACCGCGCTGTGCAAGGGCATCCACCACCATCACACGATGGAGGACCAGGTGCTCTGGCCCGTCATCGAGCGGGCCGCCGGCGCCGAGGTGGACCTGCGCGACCTCAGCGACGACCACTCCGAACTGGACCCCCTGCTGGCCGAGATCAACGGCCAGGCGGCCGCGTTCGCCACCAGCCGGGACGCCTCCACCCTCGTCGCGCCGCTCACCCGGCTCGCCGACATGCTCGACGAGCACATCGAGGAGGAGGAGCGGCTGCTCTTCCCGATCATCAGGAAGTACGTGTCCGTGGCCGACTGGAAGAGGGTCGAGGACGCGGTCCGCAAGGGCGGCGACGTCAGGGTCGACCTGCCGAGGATCGAGCAGTACGCCAGGCCCGAGGAGCTCGCCCGGCTGCGCAAGCTGGCCGGCCCCGTCCTGGCACTGCTGCTCTCCCTGCTGCGCGGCGGCCACCGGCGCCGCCAGCGGCTCATCTTCGGCCCTCTCGCCGCGGCCTGA
- a CDS encoding MaoC family dehydratase, which yields MAATVKYDEVETGQQIPPADYPVRRVNLVMYAGASGDFNPIHWNERFAKTVGLPDVIAHGMFTMAQGGRFVTDWAGDPGAIVDYGVRFSSMVVVPDDDQGAVITVSGVIEEKLEDNRVVVALTARSGDSRVLSRARAVVQLA from the coding sequence ATGGCAGCGACTGTCAAATACGACGAGGTCGAGACGGGGCAGCAGATCCCGCCGGCCGACTATCCGGTCCGCCGCGTCAACCTGGTGATGTACGCCGGAGCCTCCGGCGACTTCAACCCCATCCACTGGAACGAGCGCTTCGCCAAGACCGTCGGCCTGCCCGACGTCATCGCGCACGGCATGTTCACCATGGCCCAGGGCGGCCGGTTCGTCACCGACTGGGCCGGCGACCCGGGTGCGATCGTCGACTACGGCGTGCGGTTCTCGTCCATGGTGGTCGTCCCGGACGACGATCAGGGCGCCGTCATCACGGTGAGCGGCGTCATCGAGGAGAAGCTGGAGGACAACCGCGTGGTGGTCGCGCTGACCGCCAGGTCCGGCGACTCCCGGGTGCTCTCCAGGGCCCGTGCGGTGGTCCAGCTCGCCTAG
- the rpmG gene encoding 50S ribosomal protein L33: protein MAATDVRPKITLACQECKHRNYITRKNRRNDPDRLELKKYCPNCKTHKAHRETR from the coding sequence GTGGCTGCCACCGACGTTAGGCCGAAGATCACGCTGGCCTGCCAGGAGTGCAAGCACCGCAACTACATCACGCGGAAGAACCGGCGCAACGACCCGGATCGGCTTGAGCTGAAGAAGTACTGCCCCAACTGCAAGACGCACAAGGCGCACCGCGAGACCCGCTAA
- a CDS encoding BTAD domain-containing putative transcriptional regulator, which produces MLRVLGPLQAEINGRAVDLGTSRQRAVVARLVAAGGHVVSTDRFIDDLWRGQPPPKALAALQVYVSNLRRALEPDRPPRTPATLLVSAAPGYRLRLEPEQVDAWVFPRLIDSAAGAIASGDGARALDLADRALALWQGPAYAEFADAEWAEPEATRLEELRLVAVECRAEARLTLGRNAEIELEQHVRAHPLRENAVRLLALAYYRAGRQADALAAIRKARETLAAELGVDPGPALRALETDILAHAGSLNRQEPAAPGSPAAIRAPERAASRGAGEAAKRDAPREGEEAGERDAPREVEGDGELIGRTAELAALHALAETAGLRTVWLGGDAGAGKSTLAGTFARRLAGQGWLTAGGQCPETDGGAPPAWAWSEVLRRLAADRPPADDVAVRLAPLLTDDTPTTGRFLLARAVEDYLARVVRADTRLLVVLEDVHRADEETLQLLRHLAVRLASAKIMIIATYRPAEAADHLGATWAALAGRQTHRLDLHGLSDDEVARLLRERSGREVDLLTARTVAERTGGNPLFVCETARLITTDGTPAARALPPGVRDLIRRRIARLPATVRTTLRDAAVVGRDVDVDVLLALDGAEEEAVLEGLEVGVLTGLLTEPAPGRVRFAHVLVRETLYEDTPGIRRIRLHGRVFGALERVRPGDVSALGHHALAAATPSTAGRAVPYVVAAAEKAAALHAYREAESFYRGALGLVDDDHRRLDLLCRLVGVQANEGNVMAARENRERAIAVARRLGTGLTRALTAYEAPVTWSIQPDRQVDEAFVAAVREALAEEPPSETGEEARCRLLATLTFELEGHDDEGCEVFSAEALRLARKLGRTELVCLALNARYFVLLTPHRRAELEAVGRELVELGDRAGLPGYEMQGHHALYMASLGRNDLAAARHHADRALEHSTSGQLGLALSVLSMLDTLVMLIRGEFERAERSYSVAAEQMAVAGGANATGGGIVGRFVARLVGGLPQDIPEIAAIHGFLPDDVSEILVRALIAEGRQEEARTFWQPGWKVRKDYYWLVRMALRAENAIALGDREVSERCYEELLPWDGELAGLHSGSITMGPVAHVLGDLAESLGRDGSAHYATAVRVAERAGSPHWARRAAQAQAGARVGD; this is translated from the coding sequence ATGTTGCGTGTTCTCGGTCCGCTCCAGGCGGAGATCAACGGTCGTGCGGTGGATCTGGGCACCTCCCGGCAACGGGCTGTGGTGGCCAGGCTGGTCGCCGCGGGCGGGCATGTGGTCTCCACCGATCGTTTCATCGATGACCTCTGGCGTGGGCAGCCCCCGCCCAAGGCGCTGGCCGCCCTCCAGGTGTACGTGTCCAACCTGCGGCGGGCGCTCGAACCCGACCGGCCGCCCCGGACGCCCGCCACCCTGCTGGTCAGCGCCGCTCCGGGATATCGCCTCCGGCTGGAACCCGAGCAGGTGGACGCCTGGGTGTTCCCCCGGCTGATCGACTCAGCGGCGGGGGCGATCGCCTCGGGTGACGGGGCGCGGGCGCTCGACCTGGCCGATCGGGCGCTCGCGTTGTGGCAGGGGCCGGCCTACGCGGAGTTCGCCGACGCCGAGTGGGCGGAACCGGAGGCCACGCGCCTGGAGGAACTGCGGCTGGTCGCCGTGGAGTGCCGGGCGGAGGCCCGGCTGACGCTCGGGCGCAACGCGGAGATCGAGCTTGAGCAGCACGTCCGTGCGCACCCGCTCAGGGAGAACGCCGTCCGCCTGCTCGCCCTGGCCTACTACCGGGCCGGGCGGCAGGCGGACGCGCTGGCCGCGATCAGGAAGGCCCGCGAGACCCTGGCGGCCGAGCTCGGGGTGGATCCCGGACCCGCGCTGCGCGCGCTGGAGACCGACATCCTGGCCCACGCGGGCTCCCTGAACCGGCAGGAGCCGGCGGCCCCCGGTAGCCCGGCCGCGATCCGGGCGCCGGAACGGGCCGCGTCCAGGGGAGCCGGGGAGGCCGCTAAGCGGGATGCGCCGCGGGAGGGAGAGGAGGCCGGTGAACGGGATGCGCCGCGGGAGGTGGAGGGGGACGGCGAGCTGATCGGCCGTACGGCGGAGCTGGCCGCGCTCCACGCCCTCGCCGAGACCGCGGGACTGCGCACGGTATGGCTGGGCGGGGACGCGGGAGCGGGCAAGAGCACGCTGGCCGGGACGTTCGCGAGGAGGCTGGCCGGCCAGGGGTGGCTGACCGCCGGGGGCCAGTGCCCGGAGACGGACGGCGGCGCGCCGCCCGCGTGGGCGTGGAGCGAGGTGCTGCGCCGTCTGGCGGCCGACCGGCCGCCCGCCGACGACGTGGCGGTGCGGCTCGCGCCGCTGCTGACCGACGACACCCCGACTACGGGACGGTTCCTGCTGGCCAGGGCGGTGGAGGACTATCTGGCGCGGGTTGTCCGGGCGGATACGCGCCTGCTGGTCGTACTGGAGGACGTGCACCGCGCCGACGAGGAGACGCTGCAGCTCCTGCGCCATCTGGCGGTACGGCTCGCGTCAGCCAAGATCATGATTATTGCCACCTACCGACCCGCCGAGGCCGCCGACCATCTCGGCGCGACCTGGGCGGCTCTCGCCGGGCGGCAGACCCACCGCCTCGACCTGCACGGGCTCAGCGACGACGAGGTGGCCCGGCTGCTGCGGGAGCGTTCGGGGCGGGAGGTGGACCTGTTGACCGCGCGCACGGTGGCGGAGCGGACCGGAGGGAACCCGCTCTTCGTGTGCGAGACCGCGCGATTGATCACTACCGATGGCACCCCGGCGGCCAGGGCACTGCCCCCCGGGGTGCGGGACCTGATCCGGCGCAGGATCGCCCGGCTGCCCGCCACGGTCCGGACCACGCTGCGGGACGCGGCGGTCGTCGGCCGGGACGTCGACGTGGACGTGCTGCTCGCGTTGGACGGCGCCGAGGAGGAGGCGGTGCTGGAGGGGCTGGAGGTGGGCGTGCTGACCGGGCTGCTGACCGAGCCCGCTCCGGGCCGGGTCCGCTTCGCCCACGTGCTCGTGCGGGAGACCCTCTACGAGGACACCCCGGGCATCCGCCGTATCCGGCTGCACGGCAGGGTCTTCGGCGCGCTGGAGCGGGTCAGGCCCGGGGACGTCTCGGCGCTGGGCCACCACGCGCTCGCCGCGGCCACCCCGAGCACCGCCGGGCGGGCGGTGCCGTACGTGGTGGCGGCGGCGGAGAAGGCGGCCGCCCTGCACGCCTACCGGGAGGCGGAGAGCTTCTACCGGGGGGCGCTCGGCCTCGTGGACGACGACCACCGCCGGCTTGACCTGCTCTGCCGCCTGGTGGGCGTCCAGGCCAACGAGGGCAACGTGATGGCCGCGAGGGAGAACCGGGAACGGGCGATCGCCGTGGCACGGCGGCTCGGGACGGGGCTCACCCGCGCGCTGACCGCCTACGAGGCCCCGGTGACCTGGTCGATCCAGCCGGACCGCCAGGTCGACGAGGCGTTCGTCGCGGCGGTCCGGGAGGCGCTGGCCGAGGAGCCGCCGTCGGAGACGGGTGAGGAGGCCCGCTGCCGGCTGCTGGCCACGCTCACCTTCGAACTGGAGGGCCACGACGACGAGGGCTGTGAGGTGTTCAGCGCCGAAGCCCTGCGGCTGGCCCGGAAGCTGGGCCGTACCGAACTGGTCTGCCTGGCGCTCAACGCCCGCTACTTCGTCCTGCTGACGCCCCACCGGCGCGCCGAGCTGGAGGCGGTGGGGCGGGAGCTGGTCGAACTGGGGGACCGGGCAGGGCTGCCCGGTTACGAGATGCAGGGCCACCACGCCCTCTACATGGCGAGCCTCGGCCGCAACGACCTGGCCGCCGCGCGCCACCACGCCGACCGGGCGCTGGAGCACTCCACCAGTGGCCAGCTCGGCCTGGCCCTGAGCGTGCTGTCGATGCTGGACACGCTGGTCATGCTGATCAGAGGCGAGTTCGAGCGGGCGGAGCGGTCCTATTCGGTGGCGGCCGAGCAGATGGCCGTGGCCGGCGGCGCCAACGCGACCGGCGGCGGCATCGTGGGCCGCTTCGTGGCCCGGCTGGTGGGTGGCCTGCCGCAGGACATCCCGGAGATCGCGGCCATCCACGGGTTCCTCCCCGACGACGTCTCCGAGATCCTCGTCAGGGCTCTGATCGCCGAGGGCCGGCAGGAGGAGGCCCGGACGTTCTGGCAGCCCGGCTGGAAGGTCCGCAAGGACTACTACTGGCTGGTACGGATGGCGCTGCGGGCGGAGAACGCCATCGCCCTGGGCGACCGCGAGGTGAGCGAGCGGTGCTATGAGGAGCTGCTGCCGTGGGACGGGGAGCTGGCCGGGCTCCACTCCGGGTCGATCACCATGGGGCCGGTCGCGCACGTCCTGGGCGATCTCGCCGAGTCGCTCGGCCGGGACGGATCGGCCCACTACGCGACGGCGGTGCGGGTCGCCGAGCGGGCCGGCTCCCCGCACTGGGCCCGCAGGGCCGCGCAGGCCCAAGCCGGTGCCCGGGTGGGGGATTAG
- a CDS encoding MaoC family dehydratase N-terminal domain-containing protein: MALNRDFVGRASAPSAPYEVSRVKIKEFATAIGDNNPIYRDREAAQAAGHPDVVAPPTFPIVFSLAGGTILADPELGLNFAMVVHGEQRFEYQRPIHAGDELVSVSTVTDIRSVGRNELITVKSDVTTVDGEPVCTTYNTIVERGGAG; encoded by the coding sequence ATGGCTCTGAACCGTGATTTCGTCGGGCGGGCGTCCGCGCCTTCCGCGCCCTACGAGGTCAGCCGCGTGAAGATCAAAGAGTTCGCGACGGCGATCGGCGACAACAACCCGATCTACCGGGACAGGGAGGCCGCCCAGGCCGCCGGTCACCCGGACGTGGTCGCGCCGCCCACCTTCCCCATCGTGTTCAGCCTGGCCGGCGGGACGATCCTGGCCGACCCCGAACTCGGCCTGAACTTCGCCATGGTCGTCCACGGTGAGCAGCGCTTCGAGTATCAGCGGCCGATCCACGCCGGCGACGAGCTGGTCAGCGTCTCCACGGTGACCGACATCCGCAGCGTCGGCCGCAACGAGCTCATCACCGTCAAGAGCGACGTCACCACCGTCGACGGCGAGCCCGTCTGCACGACCTACAACACCATCGTCGAGCGCGGAGGGGCGGGCTGA